In a genomic window of Wyeomyia smithii strain HCP4-BCI-WySm-NY-G18 chromosome 1, ASM2978416v1, whole genome shotgun sequence:
- the LOC129718363 gene encoding E3 SUMO-protein ligase ZBED1-like isoform X1, whose translation MSQNTAQKRTKRSFVWGFFEKINKGNSNVFRCKVAGCKTELSCSGNTTNRRYHLQSHHPVELREAQSGNRMSSDSSFNDDERDNAEGMHHQKQTSMRKYIKQSGISYNPASQKKKELDKALVRFIVKDIQPLAVVDDDGFAEFVHALDPRYCLPSRRHLRDVLLEQAYQKTVQHIGEILKPIKFIAITYDGWTSRTTQGYLVVTGHFIFEEKLSTATLGVIPIPSRSTSKNLKELIFSVLKRFPSVSVVCAVTDSGSNMISACDLMKMRHMPCAAHKIQRIVMVGISKTERSFSSKETEDFVEKIFCDDNDNVQNCDVSVYNVIVKCKRIATFFHHSSSANRSLEQELHNAKRQLTKISQPNNTR comes from the exons atgtcaCAGAATAC agccCAAAAAAGAACGAAGAGGTCATTTGTATGGGGCTTCTTCGAAAAAATTAACAAAGGTAATAGTAATGTATTTCGTTGCAAAGTTGCTGGATGTAAAACAGAGCTCTCATGTAGTGGAAACACTACTAACCGACGATATCATTTGCAATCGCATCACCCGGTTGAATTACGTGAAGCACAATCTGGAAATCGAATGTCATCTGATTCAAGTTTTAACGATGATGAGAG AGACAATGCGGAAGGAATGCATCACCAAAAACAAACATCGATGAGAAAATACATCAAGCAAAGCGGCATTTCGTACAATCCagcttctcaaaaaaaaaaggaattggACAAAGCATTAGTTCGCTTTATAGTGAAAGATATACAACCGTTGGCCGTAGTTGATGACGACGGGTTCGCCGAGTTCGTTCATGCTCTCGATCCGCGGTATTGTTTACCGAGCAGGAGACACCTACGAGACGTTTTGTTGGAGCAAGCGTATCAGAAAACTGTACAACATATAGGCGAGATCTTAAAACCTATcaa ATTTATTGCCATAACATACGATGGCTGGACTAGCCGTACAACACAAGGATACTTGGTGGTAACTGGACATTTTATTTTCGAGGAAAAGCTTTCAACTGCGACATTAGGTGTGATACCAATACCGTCGCGTTCGACGAGTAAAAATTTGAAGGAATTGATTTTCTCAGTTCTCAAGCGGTTTCCGAGTGTAAGCGTCGTATGCGCCGTAACAGACAGCGGCAGTAACATGATTTCCGCATGTGATTTaatgaag ATGAGACACATGCCTTGTGCCGCCCACAAAATTCAGAGAATTGTAATGGTTGGAATATCAAAAACAGAACGATCCTTTTCTTCAAAAGAAACTGaggattttgttgaaaaaattttCTGCGATGATAACGATAATGTTCAAAACTGCGATGTCTCCGTTTATAATGTTATTGTCAAATGCAAGCGAATCGCAACATTTTTCCATCATAGCTCTTCAGCAAACCGAAGCCTTGAGCAAGAATTGCATAACGCCAAGCGTCAGCTAACCAAAATTAGTCAGCCGAACAACACACGTTAG
- the LOC129718363 gene encoding E3 SUMO-protein ligase ZBED1-like isoform X2, whose product MSQNTAQKRTKRSFVWGFFEKINKGNSNVFRCKVAGCKTELSCSGNTTNRRYHLQSHHPVELREAQSGNRMSSDSSFNDDERDNAEGMHHQKQTSMRKYIKQSGISYNPASQKKKELDKALVRFIVKDIQPLAVVDDDGFAEFVHALDPRYCLPSRRHLRDVLLEQAYQKTVQHIGEILKPIKFIAITYDGWTSRTTQGYLVVTGHFIFEEKLSTATLGVIPIPSRSTSKNLKELIFSVLKRFPSVSVVCAVTDSGSNMISACDLMKI is encoded by the exons atgtcaCAGAATAC agccCAAAAAAGAACGAAGAGGTCATTTGTATGGGGCTTCTTCGAAAAAATTAACAAAGGTAATAGTAATGTATTTCGTTGCAAAGTTGCTGGATGTAAAACAGAGCTCTCATGTAGTGGAAACACTACTAACCGACGATATCATTTGCAATCGCATCACCCGGTTGAATTACGTGAAGCACAATCTGGAAATCGAATGTCATCTGATTCAAGTTTTAACGATGATGAGAG AGACAATGCGGAAGGAATGCATCACCAAAAACAAACATCGATGAGAAAATACATCAAGCAAAGCGGCATTTCGTACAATCCagcttctcaaaaaaaaaaggaattggACAAAGCATTAGTTCGCTTTATAGTGAAAGATATACAACCGTTGGCCGTAGTTGATGACGACGGGTTCGCCGAGTTCGTTCATGCTCTCGATCCGCGGTATTGTTTACCGAGCAGGAGACACCTACGAGACGTTTTGTTGGAGCAAGCGTATCAGAAAACTGTACAACATATAGGCGAGATCTTAAAACCTATcaa ATTTATTGCCATAACATACGATGGCTGGACTAGCCGTACAACACAAGGATACTTGGTGGTAACTGGACATTTTATTTTCGAGGAAAAGCTTTCAACTGCGACATTAGGTGTGATACCAATACCGTCGCGTTCGACGAGTAAAAATTTGAAGGAATTGATTTTCTCAGTTCTCAAGCGGTTTCCGAGTGTAAGCGTCGTATGCGCCGTAACAGACAGCGGCAGTAACATGATTTCCGCATGTGATTTaatgaag ATTTAG